In Pseudomonas poae, a single genomic region encodes these proteins:
- a CDS encoding imidazoleglycerol-phosphate dehydratase: MAERKASVERDTLETQIKASINLDGTGKARFDIGVPFLEHMLDQIARHGLIDLDIVSKGDLHIDDHHTVEDVGITLGQAFAKAIGDKKGIRRYGHAYVPLDEALSRVVIDFSGRPGLQMHVPYTRATVGGFDVDLFQEFFQGFVNHALVSLHIDNLRGTNTHHQIETVFKAFGRALRMAVELDDRMAGQMPSTKGVL; this comes from the coding sequence ATGGCCGAACGTAAGGCGTCCGTCGAGCGCGACACTCTGGAAACCCAGATCAAAGCCTCGATCAACCTGGATGGCACCGGAAAGGCCCGATTTGATATCGGTGTACCTTTTCTTGAGCACATGCTGGACCAGATCGCCCGTCACGGGCTGATCGACCTGGATATCGTCAGCAAGGGCGACCTGCATATCGACGACCACCACACCGTGGAGGATGTCGGTATCACCCTCGGTCAGGCGTTTGCCAAGGCCATCGGCGACAAAAAAGGCATCCGTCGCTACGGCCACGCCTATGTCCCACTGGACGAAGCGCTGTCGCGTGTGGTCATCGACTTCTCCGGCCGCCCAGGCCTGCAGATGCACGTGCCGTACACCCGCGCCACCGTGGGCGGCTTTGACGTCGACCTGTTCCAGGAATTTTTCCAGGGTTTCGTCAACCACGCGCTTGTCAGCCTGCACATCGACAACCTGCGCGGCACCAACACCCACCACCAGATCGAAACCGTGTTCAAGGCTTTCGGCCGCGCACTGCGCATGGCGGTTGAGCTCGATGACCGCATGGCCGGGCAGATGCCTTCGACCAAGGGCGTCCTGTAA
- a CDS encoding histidine kinase produces the protein MTIPNALRRTGVLFLWALVYYVSGVASLAFEDPVSNMAIIWFPAGVSVSAFLSSQRNHWPMLFVALLAARVLLGEHGWHALLPTLAFSAVALAGSVAIAWLVRHFARRGDDVHAIVLWLLATVAVCGAQALIRKTWLLLAGEASQHTFLSNWMSGVNGVFFATVVVMNVLNSNLRDFPTSAREKAAGGLCLLLLALNTWYIFGAPPGWLTSILDTDAGAAVYFLLACLPIALTLAVCVAWRSPGGSLALLVLGSIVVNYTDQKTGPFYVPGLLEGEPLLLAQSYLSITALLVVAVRLMTQSNKPYDPETGRLPGEGVMYQLHPGTGEILWDDNLATLLDVGTLPMNTVQHVLNRVHPEDRDKLERHWSADVGLRASSLAFRIDKGNGDWLTLYDQSPGALRDATGQVIVGNWQTSRYS, from the coding sequence GTGACGATACCGAACGCCTTACGGCGCACTGGCGTGCTTTTCCTGTGGGCCCTGGTCTACTACGTGTCCGGCGTTGCTTCGCTGGCCTTTGAAGATCCCGTCTCGAACATGGCGATTATCTGGTTCCCGGCCGGCGTTTCGGTGTCGGCGTTCCTGAGTTCCCAGCGCAACCACTGGCCGATGCTGTTCGTGGCGCTGCTGGCCGCAAGAGTGCTGCTGGGCGAACACGGGTGGCATGCCTTGTTGCCCACCCTCGCGTTTTCAGCAGTGGCGCTGGCGGGTTCGGTGGCCATCGCCTGGCTGGTGCGCCACTTCGCGCGGCGGGGCGATGACGTGCATGCCATCGTCTTGTGGCTGTTGGCAACGGTAGCGGTGTGTGGCGCCCAGGCGCTGATCAGGAAAACCTGGTTGTTACTGGCCGGGGAGGCTTCGCAACACACGTTCCTGAGCAACTGGATGTCCGGCGTCAACGGCGTGTTCTTCGCGACGGTGGTGGTGATGAACGTGCTGAACAGCAACCTGCGCGACTTCCCCACCTCGGCGCGGGAAAAAGCCGCCGGCGGCCTGTGCCTTCTGCTTCTGGCACTGAACACCTGGTACATCTTCGGGGCCCCGCCGGGTTGGCTCACCAGCATCCTGGACACCGACGCCGGTGCGGCGGTGTATTTCCTCCTGGCGTGCCTGCCCATCGCGCTGACGCTCGCGGTCTGCGTGGCCTGGCGCAGTCCCGGCGGCTCCCTGGCGCTGCTGGTGCTGGGCAGCATCGTGGTCAATTACACCGACCAGAAGACCGGCCCGTTCTATGTGCCCGGCCTGCTGGAAGGCGAGCCTTTGTTGTTGGCGCAAAGTTACCTGTCGATCACCGCGCTGCTGGTGGTAGCCGTGCGCCTGATGACCCAATCCAACAAGCCCTACGACCCGGAAACCGGGCGGCTGCCGGGTGAAGGCGTGATGTACCAACTGCACCCCGGCACGGGCGAGATTCTGTGGGATGACAACCTGGCGACGTTGCTGGACGTTGGCACGCTGCCGATGAACACCGTGCAGCACGTGCTGAACCGTGTGCACCCGGAAGATCGCGACAAGCTCGAACGCCATTGGTCTGCGGACGTCGGCCTGCGTGCGTCGTCGCTGGCCTTTCGCATCGACAAGGGCAACGGTGACTGGCTCACCCTCTACGACCAGAGCCCCGGTGCCCTTAGGGATGCGACGGGACAAGTGATTGTCGGCAACTGGCAAACCAGCCGTTATTCCTGA